A stretch of [Limnothrix rosea] IAM M-220 DNA encodes these proteins:
- a CDS encoding MBL fold metallo-hydrolase → MATLKNRRSQNIEGEFYVDSTCIDCDTCRWLSPEIFNRQESQSAVYHQPKNAAEEREALQALLACPTASIGTVNPPNDIKTIQAEFPLPIAENVYYCGYHSKKSFGAASYFIQRPEGNILIDSPRFNPPLTKQLENMGGVKYLYLTHRDDVADHQKFHDHFACDRLLHQTEISDSTKNLEIVLEGTEPIDFAEDIKIILVPGHTAGHTVLLYKNEYLFTGDHLAYSARLGHLTGFRNYCWYSWEKQIESMKKLRDYKFSWILPGHGRRYHQDPETMQQDLQQCIDWMATV, encoded by the coding sequence ATGGCAACCCTAAAAAATCGGCGATCGCAGAATATTGAGGGTGAATTTTATGTGGATAGCACCTGCATTGACTGTGATACCTGCCGTTGGCTAAGCCCTGAAATTTTTAATCGCCAAGAAAGTCAATCGGCGGTTTATCACCAACCCAAAAATGCTGCTGAAGAAAGGGAAGCTTTGCAAGCATTGTTAGCTTGTCCGACAGCATCCATCGGCACGGTTAATCCTCCTAATGACATTAAAACGATCCAAGCTGAGTTTCCTTTGCCCATTGCCGAAAATGTGTACTATTGTGGCTATCATTCAAAAAAATCCTTTGGTGCGGCCTCTTATTTTATCCAGCGCCCAGAGGGTAATATTCTCATTGATTCGCCTCGCTTTAACCCCCCTTTAACGAAACAATTAGAAAATATGGGCGGGGTGAAATATCTCTACCTCACCCACCGCGATGATGTGGCGGATCACCAAAAATTTCATGATCATTTTGCCTGCGATCGCCTCCTCCATCAGACCGAAATTAGCGACAGCACAAAGAATCTGGAAATTGTTCTAGAGGGAACAGAACCCATTGATTTTGCTGAAGATATCAAAATTATTCTAGTGCCGGGACATACCGCAGGCCATACCGTACTACTCTACAAAAATGAGTATTTATTTACGGGTGATCATCTCGCCTATTCTGCGCGGCTAGGGCATTTGACGGGCTTTAGAAATTACTGTTGGTATTCGTGGGAAAAGCAAATCGAATCCATGAAAAAACTGCGGGATTACAAATTTTCGTGGATTTTACCGGGACATGGTCGACGCTATCACCAAGATCCTGAGACAATGCAGCAAGATTT